One window from the genome of Bacteroidales bacterium encodes:
- a CDS encoding UbiA family prenyltransferase — MFIWKIYNDLTRYFRVSDWWNHIVPPILAFTYLSILINNCTLKDSYLNLLFFLLCIFGTAGFGYFLNNVSDIEVDASAGKENTAAILSFWKKYLLLILLLAISIIPLFFIYPRLIIFFLFFFQLILLIVYTLPPLRLKKAIYAGLAIDALYSSVIFSIIGLLLFAGKSLLSNNFVISVFILSVLMFIKGFRNILYHQISDEEYDRKSGFRTFVTQKGQKYTVKLISRVLIPLEIVVIIVLVVFISFTLVKKFYIIIPLYLLYVLISVLLFKVKKNSLWYSELLNNLYADLLPLFIISLSIFFDKWYILLLLIHFFLFRGKPIFILVKKIFYIVLIHYLFHGVIVWLYYKLCCNVYAQKFYRFLGYKKKTS; from the coding sequence GTGTTTATTTGGAAAATATATAATGATCTTACAAGATATTTCAGAGTAAGCGACTGGTGGAATCATATTGTCCCACCCATACTGGCATTTACTTACCTAAGCATACTTATTAATAATTGTACTCTTAAAGACAGTTATCTGAACCTCTTGTTTTTTCTGCTTTGTATTTTTGGTACGGCTGGGTTTGGTTATTTTTTAAACAATGTTTCTGATATAGAAGTTGATGCATCTGCGGGCAAAGAAAACACTGCCGCTATCTTGTCATTCTGGAAAAAATATTTACTGTTAATTTTATTACTGGCTATATCAATAATCCCTTTATTCTTCATTTACCCCCGATTAATAATTTTTTTTCTGTTTTTTTTTCAGTTGATATTGTTGATTGTTTACACATTACCGCCCCTTAGGTTAAAAAAAGCTATTTATGCAGGTCTGGCAATAGATGCTTTATATAGCAGTGTGATATTTTCTATTATCGGATTGCTCTTGTTTGCGGGTAAATCCCTATTAAGCAATAATTTCGTCATTTCTGTATTTATTCTTTCCGTCCTTATGTTTATTAAAGGTTTTCGAAATATTCTCTATCATCAGATTTCAGATGAAGAATACGACAGGAAATCAGGGTTCAGAACATTTGTTACTCAAAAAGGCCAAAAATATACTGTAAAATTAATATCCCGAGTATTAATTCCATTAGAGATTGTTGTTATTATCGTACTAGTTGTGTTTATTTCTTTTACCCTTGTAAAAAAATTTTATATTATTATACCATTATATTTGTTATACGTATTGATATCAGTCTTATTATTTAAAGTTAAGAAGAATAGTTTGTGGTATTCAGAATTACTGAACAATTTATATGCGGACCTGCTACCTTTATTTATTATATCATTAAGTATTTTCTTTGATAAATGGTATATTCTCCTGCTTCTTATACACTTTTTTTTATTTAGGGGGAAACCAATTTTTATTCTTGTTAAAAAGATTTTTTATATAGTGTTGATTCATTATTTATTTCATGGAGTCATAGTATGGCTTTATTACAAACTCTGTTGTAATGTTTATGCACAGAAATTTTATCGTTTTCTGGGATATAAAAAAAAGACATCATGA
- a CDS encoding glycosyltransferase family 39 protein yields the protein MFNNIYRIDTFLCDNIFSEKYSFRKDIIVAVPYQELKNIESISLIYGKETVRFNNKTLSEFKLNVLPGESKYFVIKISSLYSPRQYCFYKTLTIFLWGGKIRTIWVLLLVICLFLLLWKFRWFSINKLVAKSKSGAHLLKILIEHVALRKISYLLFFVSFFAFFSVKFKFNNGVRFDSANIFDHSVAVNFACKQGFPKFGGIENFEKYKFNEFDGNVVFNYKLFTRMAGATYLLRPPGNSFLYGFIYKIFGINPIIIKYTQLFFIILSATFLIYLGYKFWEYKGYMAGFISAIIFLFNYAFYAETFCYENVLFLIVLFVIFATEKYLNKSSYKKIIILGFITGISLLITSFFIILPFIFFVYFLFYYVKFRYKKYLGHLLVFIITFLLPVIPWSIYATLQSKKIHLSRDIIITEMQKKPLSKADSLFLMPILKNIPEAVTMNFSIHEGMEIPVKEHNRLSLDIGSGALLSQNFVFISTQGKTGGLLASNNEYVDNGTFNFKYYYDKNSFYNNDGLSESSEFIRIINFYIHYPWKLFTNFFNRFYNTFGTNRFFLIFIISIILNGFISIVKSEFFKKKLIKTIGFIFLNTCLLASLLFLPGKIIFLIIFVISITTVLICFLKKNVNLLNFLPLSASIILITFLIFIILTAGLPRYLDVINSVIYLIGIYSVIHINHRWIYKY from the coding sequence ATGTTTAACAATATTTACAGAATTGATACATTTTTGTGTGATAATATATTCAGTGAAAAATATTCCTTCAGAAAGGATATTATTGTTGCCGTACCCTATCAGGAACTTAAAAATATTGAAAGCATTTCACTGATTTATGGTAAAGAAACTGTTAGGTTTAACAACAAAACACTTTCTGAATTTAAATTAAATGTATTACCCGGGGAATCAAAATACTTTGTTATTAAAATAAGTTCGCTTTATTCGCCGCGGCAATATTGTTTTTATAAGACACTGACAATATTTTTATGGGGTGGGAAAATAAGAACAATATGGGTTTTGCTCCTGGTGATTTGTTTATTTTTATTATTATGGAAATTCAGATGGTTCTCTATAAACAAATTAGTAGCGAAATCAAAAAGTGGCGCACATTTGTTAAAAATACTTATTGAACATGTTGCTTTAAGAAAAATTTCTTATTTACTGTTTTTTGTTTCATTTTTTGCTTTTTTTAGTGTAAAATTTAAGTTCAACAACGGTGTCAGATTTGATTCTGCTAATATTTTTGACCACTCTGTGGCTGTCAACTTTGCCTGCAAACAAGGATTCCCAAAATTTGGCGGAATAGAAAACTTTGAAAAGTATAAATTTAATGAATTTGATGGTAATGTTGTTTTTAATTATAAACTGTTCACCCGGATGGCAGGTGCCACTTATCTTCTCAGGCCGCCGGGAAATTCTTTTTTATATGGTTTTATTTATAAAATTTTTGGAATTAATCCAATCATTATTAAATATACACAACTGTTTTTTATAATTCTTTCAGCAACCTTTTTAATTTATTTAGGTTACAAATTTTGGGAATATAAAGGGTATATGGCCGGCTTCATCTCGGCAATAATTTTTCTTTTCAACTATGCTTTTTATGCCGAAACTTTTTGTTATGAAAATGTTCTTTTTTTAATTGTACTCTTTGTAATATTTGCAACAGAAAAATACCTTAACAAATCTTCGTACAAAAAAATTATCATCCTGGGATTTATAACAGGAATAAGTTTACTGATAACTTCATTTTTTATAATTTTGCCTTTTATCTTTTTTGTTTATTTTCTTTTTTACTATGTAAAATTTCGTTATAAAAAATATTTAGGGCATTTGTTGGTTTTTATTATAACATTTTTACTGCCTGTAATTCCCTGGTCTATATATGCCACTTTACAATCAAAAAAAATTCATCTAAGCAGGGATATTATAATAACTGAAATGCAGAAAAAACCATTATCAAAGGCAGACAGCCTTTTTCTGATGCCTATATTAAAAAACATTCCCGAGGCTGTCACTATGAACTTCTCCATTCATGAGGGCATGGAAATACCTGTGAAAGAACATAACCGGTTGTCATTAGATATTGGTTCAGGTGCATTGCTTTCTCAAAATTTTGTATTTATTTCGACGCAGGGTAAAACCGGCGGACTCCTTGCATCAAATAACGAATACGTTGATAATGGAACATTTAATTTTAAATATTACTATGACAAAAACAGTTTTTATAACAATGATGGATTAAGCGAATCATCGGAATTCATAAGGATAATTAACTTCTACATTCACTATCCCTGGAAATTGTTTACAAACTTCTTTAACAGATTTTACAACACATTTGGAACTAACAGGTTTTTTCTTATTTTTATTATAAGTATAATATTAAATGGATTCATCAGTATTGTAAAATCAGAATTTTTCAAGAAAAAATTAATAAAAACAATCGGCTTTATTTTTTTAAATACCTGCCTTCTTGCTTCATTACTATTTTTGCCCGGGAAAATAATTTTTTTAATAATTTTCGTAATCTCAATAACAACGGTTCTGATATGTTTTCTAAAGAAAAATGTCAACTTATTAAATTTTCTGCCTTTATCCGCAAGTATAATTCTAATAACCTTTTTGATTTTTATCATTCTTACTGCAGGATTGCCGAGATATCTGGACGTCATCAACTCTGTAATTTACCTTATTGGTATTTATTCCGTTATACATATTAACCACAGGTGGATTTATAAATATTAA
- a CDS encoding B12-binding domain-containing radical SAM protein, whose amino-acid sequence MIFINSSPRNSLKIFQPFLPVFVPVGIGYLMTVLKANGIESVCFDEQVENNILKKIEKKTKEFPRPLIFGFSVLTAALKNALQLSEKLKMLYPDSIIIFGGIHPTACPDEVLNYWQVDYVVRGEAENIISELYHGIRNQKDISQIESLSYRKNKIKVHNPRSEGITDLNVLPKFPYHIFENKKYDLGFVMSSRGCPYNCLFCSNKINSQRRFRYRDPDSVVEDLTLLHQKHKRKYVYFLDDNLLADNDRIIKLTQKIKSSPIAGKMIYNFQARGDNSNHEVLKELFEAGFRGVYFGIETASESLMKTVNKGETVARVIEAIKTAKGIGYHVSGNYIFSLPGETHKDRMDAISLTKKINLDLVKYNNATPYPGTELYNIAREQNRLHIIGNYENINSVSTFIENPFKKIPFSYIPEGNTEKEIRRDILAGYFSFYFNIKHLKGVFTRPDLNNAWFDFGHSFFDFIKKLPALLVLSTLLTVKFGSFLFSCPFSKKSALQK is encoded by the coding sequence ATGATATTTATCAATTCATCACCCCGAAACTCTTTAAAAATCTTTCAACCTTTTCTGCCGGTTTTTGTTCCTGTGGGAATAGGTTACTTAATGACAGTTCTCAAAGCAAACGGAATTGAAAGTGTTTGTTTCGACGAACAGGTTGAAAATAACATTCTTAAAAAAATTGAAAAAAAAACAAAAGAATTTCCACGGCCATTAATATTTGGGTTTAGCGTGCTAACAGCTGCTTTAAAAAATGCTTTACAGCTTTCTGAAAAACTAAAAATGTTATATCCCGACAGTATTATTATTTTCGGGGGTATTCATCCTACTGCTTGCCCGGATGAGGTTTTAAACTATTGGCAGGTTGATTATGTTGTACGTGGCGAAGCTGAAAATATAATTTCAGAATTATATCATGGTATTCGAAATCAAAAAGATATCTCGCAAATTGAAAGTCTTTCTTATCGGAAAAATAAAATCAAAGTTCATAATCCGAGATCTGAAGGTATAACAGACCTTAATGTTCTACCCAAATTCCCATATCATATATTCGAAAATAAAAAGTATGATCTGGGCTTTGTAATGAGTTCACGCGGATGCCCTTATAATTGCCTTTTTTGCAGTAATAAAATTAACAGCCAACGCAGATTCAGGTATAGAGACCCTGACAGTGTTGTAGAAGATCTGACGCTTCTTCATCAAAAACATAAGCGTAAATATGTTTACTTTCTTGATGATAATTTGCTGGCAGATAATGACCGAATTATTAAACTGACACAGAAAATTAAATCCAGCCCTATTGCAGGTAAAATGATATATAATTTTCAGGCAAGGGGAGATAACAGTAATCATGAGGTTCTGAAAGAATTATTTGAGGCAGGGTTCCGAGGGGTATATTTCGGAATAGAAACTGCTTCGGAATCACTTATGAAAACGGTAAATAAAGGAGAGACTGTTGCCCGTGTTATTGAAGCAATTAAAACAGCAAAGGGAATCGGATACCATGTAAGCGGTAATTATATTTTTTCCCTACCCGGAGAAACACACAAAGACAGAATGGATGCAATCAGCCTGACAAAAAAAATCAATTTAGACCTCGTAAAATATAACAATGCCACACCATATCCCGGTACAGAATTATATAATATAGCAAGAGAACAAAATCGTCTTCATATTATAGGCAATTACGAAAACATAAATTCAGTGTCAACCTTTATTGAAAATCCATTCAAAAAAATTCCTTTTTCTTATATTCCTGAAGGAAATACTGAGAAAGAAATCAGGCGTGACATACTTGCCGGATATTTTAGCTTTTATTTCAACATCAAACACCTTAAAGGTGTGTTTACGCGTCCCGACCTAAATAACGCATGGTTTGATTTCGGCCATAGTTTTTTTGATTTTATAAAAAAACTTCCTGCCTTACTAGTATTATCAACGCTACTTACGGTTAAATTCGGAAGTTTTTTATTTTCTTGCCCATTTTCCAAAAAGTCTGCTTTGCAAAAATAA
- a CDS encoding B12-binding domain-containing radical SAM protein, with translation MRILFFDIGEIDYKGIEILTAVLKQHGHTVDLLLDPGLGKHYYLKLPFLNRLFSKNFLVKKAIAFNPDLIGMSVVTNNFHYFREFGQKLKLAADIPIIVGGIHPTSVPEEVIKEDWVDMVCVGDGEEAISELAEKMENHQDIFHIKNLWIKDKNGKVYKNELRPLTENIDLHPFPDRSIYHQYGVLGKRIRFMTGRGCPYQCTFCVNSFRNDLYPGQAYLRKRSVKSIIEELELIKKEYKPKAIRFEDDVFVLNMEWLREFKIEYIKKIGLPFHCYITPSGVKQDVINELRACGCNSIAMGIQSGNPELRSKILNRHYKNSTVTEAAKIIKKSGIKLYAEYMFGIPEETPAKMWETVRLAEEVNADNNWTSIFYPYPKTKLGDYAIENKLIDYPAYNKMISGYGNPHSMSILNHPHATEAFKFKALLPLYLALPFFFKPIIRLFLNTNFGVIHKFLYIVSIPLLEKREFFYRIRRIPLIIYKTISVLSRFNHSNSC, from the coding sequence ATGCGTATCCTTTTTTTCGACATTGGAGAAATTGACTATAAGGGAATAGAGATTCTTACTGCAGTGTTAAAGCAACACGGACACACTGTTGATTTATTACTCGACCCTGGCCTGGGAAAACATTATTATCTAAAACTTCCTTTTTTAAACAGATTGTTTAGTAAAAACTTTCTTGTAAAAAAAGCTATTGCATTTAACCCTGACTTAATAGGAATGTCTGTTGTTACCAATAATTTTCATTATTTCAGGGAATTCGGGCAAAAACTTAAATTGGCGGCTGATATTCCTATTATCGTAGGCGGAATACACCCCACTTCTGTTCCCGAAGAAGTCATTAAAGAAGATTGGGTTGATATGGTTTGTGTCGGCGATGGCGAAGAAGCCATATCCGAACTGGCTGAAAAAATGGAAAATCATCAGGACATTTTTCACATTAAAAACCTCTGGATTAAAGATAAAAACGGAAAAGTCTATAAAAATGAATTAAGGCCTTTAACAGAAAATATTGACCTGCATCCGTTTCCCGACCGTTCCATTTATCATCAATATGGGGTTTTGGGAAAACGTATCCGGTTTATGACAGGCAGGGGCTGTCCGTATCAATGTACTTTTTGTGTAAATAGTTTTAGAAATGATTTATATCCCGGACAAGCGTATCTTAGAAAACGGAGTGTGAAAAGTATTATTGAGGAACTGGAATTAATAAAAAAAGAATATAAACCTAAAGCTATACGTTTTGAAGATGATGTTTTTGTGTTAAATATGGAATGGCTCAGGGAATTTAAAATAGAGTATATAAAAAAGATTGGCTTACCTTTTCATTGCTACATTACTCCTTCGGGCGTGAAGCAGGATGTTATAAATGAATTAAGAGCCTGTGGCTGCAATTCTATTGCCATGGGAATACAATCAGGGAATCCGGAACTGCGCTCAAAAATATTAAACCGTCATTATAAAAATTCGACTGTAACAGAAGCTGCAAAAATCATTAAAAAAAGCGGAATAAAACTTTATGCAGAATACATGTTTGGAATTCCGGAAGAAACCCCGGCAAAAATGTGGGAAACCGTAAGGCTGGCAGAGGAAGTTAATGCTGATAACAATTGGACAAGTATATTTTACCCATACCCCAAAACCAAACTCGGAGATTATGCCATAGAAAACAAACTTATTGATTATCCAGCTTACAACAAAATGATTAGCGGATACGGGAATCCTCACTCCATGAGTATTTTAAACCATCCACATGCTACTGAAGCATTCAAATTCAAAGCATTATTACCGCTATACCTTGCTTTACCCTTTTTCTTTAAACCTATTATAAGACTTTTTCTAAATACAAATTTCGGGGTCATTCACAAATTTTTATATATAGTAAGCATTCCTCTGCTTGAAAAAAGAGAATTTTTCTACCGGATAAGACGAATCCCTTTAATTATCTATAAAACAATAAGTGTTTTAAGTCGTTTTAATCATTCCAATTCCTGTTAA
- a CDS encoding B12-binding domain-containing radical SAM protein, with protein MKILFIYSYANYEPLGLMTLSSVLKKGGHQCQYLDLKFEKNIIKKIKKLSPDIISYSLITGSHHDYKQFNTELKKHHNFIAVFGGPHCTFFPEFINEENVDVLCRGEGERAVVELAQKLQDGKEFIDIKNLWVKENKNIISNELDNLCINLDEIPFPDRDLVNVYSHYKKMQRRDVITSRGCPYNCTYCFNHANKAIFRHKGRYVRQRSVDNVIEEIRLLKEKYNTKKIHFQDDVFTVNRKWVYEFCEKYRQKIRLPFEVQLRVNLIDEDIVRELKSAGCTLAMYGIESGNFRLRNELLNRNISDEQILHAADLFRKYKIRTMSVNILGLPDETLEMAFQTTKLNIKCRPSYAWNSIYQPYPMTKLAEYSKQQGYFKGGIELLNDSFLYGRSVLKTKDIRKIERLHYLFSLAVSVPFLLPVIRLLTRLPFMKFFRFLFFMHRAYAAVVSLRRIKFSEIVIFEKSRFFFFNRNWND; from the coding sequence ATGAAAATACTGTTTATATACTCTTATGCAAATTACGAACCGCTGGGATTAATGACACTTTCATCTGTTCTTAAAAAAGGGGGCCATCAGTGCCAGTATCTGGATTTGAAATTTGAAAAGAATATCATAAAAAAAATAAAGAAACTTTCTCCAGATATTATTTCTTATTCGTTGATTACCGGAAGTCATCATGATTATAAACAGTTTAATACTGAACTGAAAAAACATCATAATTTTATTGCCGTTTTTGGAGGGCCACACTGTACTTTTTTTCCGGAATTTATTAATGAAGAAAATGTTGATGTACTGTGCCGGGGAGAGGGCGAAAGAGCGGTAGTGGAATTGGCGCAAAAACTTCAGGATGGCAAAGAATTTATTGATATTAAAAATTTGTGGGTAAAAGAAAACAAAAATATAATTAGTAACGAACTTGATAATCTGTGTATCAACCTTGACGAAATTCCTTTTCCAGATCGCGATTTGGTTAATGTTTATTCTCATTATAAAAAGATGCAGCGCAGGGATGTTATAACTTCGAGAGGGTGCCCATACAATTGTACATATTGTTTTAACCATGCCAACAAGGCGATTTTCCGTCATAAGGGGCGTTATGTCAGGCAGCGAAGTGTTGATAATGTTATAGAAGAGATAAGGTTGCTAAAAGAAAAATATAATACAAAAAAAATTCATTTTCAGGATGATGTATTCACAGTTAACAGAAAATGGGTATATGAGTTTTGTGAGAAATACCGGCAAAAAATTCGTCTTCCGTTTGAGGTACAGTTAAGGGTTAATCTTATTGATGAAGACATTGTGAGAGAATTAAAAAGCGCTGGTTGTACATTAGCAATGTATGGCATCGAAAGCGGAAATTTCAGATTAAGAAATGAATTATTAAACCGTAATATATCTGACGAACAGATTCTTCATGCTGCTGATTTATTCAGAAAGTATAAAATAAGAACAATGTCGGTAAATATTTTGGGGCTCCCGGATGAGACCCTTGAAATGGCATTTCAGACTACTAAACTTAATATTAAATGCAGGCCCAGTTATGCCTGGAATTCTATTTACCAACCTTATCCCATGACAAAACTGGCTGAATATTCAAAGCAGCAAGGATATTTTAAAGGTGGTATTGAACTGCTTAATGATTCGTTTTTATATGGCAGGAGTGTATTAAAGACAAAAGATATCAGAAAAATTGAAAGGCTACACTATTTGTTTTCCCTGGCTGTCAGTGTCCCGTTTTTATTACCTGTTATTCGTTTGTTGACGAGACTTCCCTTTATGAAGTTCTTTCGTTTTTTGTTTTTTATGCACAGAGCTTATGCCGCGGTTGTTTCTTTAAGGCGAATTAAGTTTTCCGAAATAGTTATTTTCGAAAAAAGCCGTTTTTTTTTCTTTAACAGGAATTGGAATGATTAA
- a CDS encoding B12-binding domain-containing radical SAM protein, with protein MKVLFIGKYYFFENIPIMFLSGYLKKHGHECYYLDIKLQRNIIQKVKKINPSVIGYNMITGFGKSLIEVNSKLKKNHTFFSVFGGAHCTLFPELIYNNDVDAVCRGEGEIAFLELINALEKKSDIRFIKNFWIKSDGKVYQNEIRDCHKNIDEITFPDRSIFDRYNQYYKLGRRNVITTRGCPFNCTFCYSNALKNIMGIHNSSVRQRSVENVIHELSEIKKKYKPQRIKFVDDTLIYNKKWALQFLGTYEKEIKIPFIACVRIDLLDEELIISMKNAGCMVAEFGIECGDEGLRYNLLKRKISNEQIIQTSHLLRKYKIKSMALNMVGLPKETIEQCIATIKLNIDSKVTYPHTVMYTPYPQTELGDYAIREGLFDGDYNKISFQFMYAKCLLKTKEAKKIKRLQYLFSFFTAFPVLLPMLKFLIKLPFTKFYQFIFFIHRVINHLFISRQHLISDLLILPKIREKNNQ; from the coding sequence ATGAAAGTCCTTTTTATAGGAAAATATTATTTTTTTGAAAATATACCCATAATGTTTCTTTCTGGGTACTTAAAAAAACATGGTCATGAATGTTATTACCTGGACATTAAACTGCAGCGAAACATTATCCAAAAAGTAAAAAAAATAAATCCTTCAGTAATTGGATACAATATGATTACCGGTTTTGGAAAATCGTTAATAGAAGTTAACTCTAAATTAAAAAAAAATCATACTTTTTTTTCTGTTTTTGGAGGAGCGCATTGTACATTATTTCCCGAATTAATTTATAATAACGATGTTGATGCTGTATGCAGGGGAGAAGGCGAGATCGCTTTTTTGGAATTGATAAATGCTTTGGAAAAAAAATCAGATATCAGGTTTATTAAAAATTTCTGGATTAAATCAGACGGAAAAGTATATCAAAATGAAATAAGAGATTGCCACAAGAATATTGATGAAATTACTTTTCCGGACCGCTCCATTTTTGACAGATATAATCAATATTATAAACTTGGGAGAAGAAATGTTATAACAACACGGGGATGCCCATTTAATTGTACTTTTTGTTATAGTAATGCACTTAAGAATATAATGGGTATTCATAACTCAAGTGTAAGGCAACGAAGTGTTGAAAATGTAATTCACGAATTATCCGAAATTAAAAAGAAATACAAGCCCCAAAGAATAAAATTTGTTGACGACACGCTGATTTATAATAAAAAATGGGCACTCCAATTTCTTGGTACTTATGAAAAAGAAATTAAAATTCCCTTTATTGCATGTGTGCGAATTGACTTATTGGATGAAGAGTTAATAATTTCCATGAAAAATGCAGGTTGTATGGTAGCAGAATTCGGAATTGAATGCGGTGATGAAGGGTTAAGATATAATTTGCTTAAACGAAAAATAAGTAACGAGCAGATTATTCAAACTTCACATCTGCTTAGGAAATATAAAATTAAATCAATGGCGCTTAATATGGTTGGGCTTCCAAAGGAGACAATTGAACAATGTATTGCCACTATTAAACTTAATATTGACAGTAAGGTTACCTATCCACATACAGTTATGTACACTCCTTATCCCCAAACAGAACTCGGAGATTATGCTATAAGAGAAGGTTTGTTTGACGGGGATTATAACAAAATCAGTTTTCAATTCATGTATGCCAAATGTCTTTTGAAAACCAAAGAAGCAAAGAAAATTAAAAGATTACAATACCTGTTTTCATTTTTTACAGCTTTTCCTGTTTTATTACCTATGCTGAAATTTTTGATTAAATTACCATTTACAAAATTTTATCAATTTATTTTTTTTATTCACAGAGTTATCAATCATTTATTTATTTCCAGACAACATCTTATAAGTGATTTGCTCATATTGCCTAAAATAAGAGAAAAGAATAATCAATGA
- a CDS encoding glycosyltransferase family 2 protein: protein MLLSIIVPSYNEPTLFKVIDKIYSITFEKKINIEVVVVDDGSCEDMNDFFELFATKYAGLRFIKHPVNMGKGAAVKTGITNTTGDIIIIQDADMEYDPGDIKKVIQPIVERETLVCYGSRHKGKELRKRYFLLFKKHARHSLIPYLGGRLITALCDMLFFATLTDVLTGYKAFEAGFLKQINLKSNGFEMEGELTAKVLKKTKITEVPINFYPRTLQEGKKIRLKDGFRLLSTIIKFRFIS from the coding sequence ATGTTATTGTCCATTATTGTTCCCAGTTACAATGAGCCGACTTTATTTAAGGTTATTGATAAAATATACAGCATAACTTTTGAGAAAAAAATAAATATTGAAGTTGTTGTAGTTGATGATGGAAGCTGTGAGGACATGAATGATTTTTTTGAATTATTTGCAACCAAATATGCCGGATTAAGATTTATAAAACATCCTGTGAATATGGGGAAAGGCGCTGCAGTCAAAACCGGGATAACAAACACTACAGGAGATATAATTATTATTCAGGATGCGGATATGGAATATGATCCAGGCGATATAAAAAAAGTTATACAGCCAATCGTTGAGAGGGAAACTCTTGTTTGTTACGGTTCAAGACACAAAGGAAAAGAGCTGAGAAAAAGATATTTTCTTTTGTTTAAAAAACATGCCAGGCACTCACTCATCCCTTATCTCGGAGGGAGATTGATTACTGCCTTATGCGATATGTTGTTTTTTGCTACACTAACGGATGTGCTTACTGGTTATAAAGCGTTTGAAGCCGGGTTTTTGAAACAAATAAATTTAAAAAGCAATGGATTCGAGATGGAGGGAGAATTAACGGCAAAAGTTTTAAAAAAGACAAAAATAACTGAGGTGCCAATTAATTTTTATCCCAGAACCTTGCAAGAGGGTAAAAAAATCAGATTAAAAGATGGTTTTAGATTATTGAGTACAATTATTAAATTTCGTTTTATTTCATAA